Genomic DNA from Oreochromis aureus strain Israel breed Guangdong linkage group 2, ZZ_aureus, whole genome shotgun sequence:
CTTGCGACAAACCACTCACGAAGCATCAGGGGCTCAGTAAGTCTACCTCGGACATATTGACTGACACAATGCCAAGTggattgcaacaaactgcagacctATTAATATCGTTGAGAACACGTGCTTTACATAGCTTTGGTTCCTCGTTTCAAGGACTTGAAGTGCCTCcccaagagtgacagagagagagtggataaatgtttacagagttttttgttaacatgaatgtGCAAGATGTTCAATAAAGATGTTAAGTGcatatattttcccttttttctcgagtctgtttgctcatgcaaaACGAAATGCGattaatatagaataaaaatgaatatttaattgtgattaatcaaaattaatccacaGTAACTCTGTGATGAATCAGATTAAACAATTtaattgtttgacagcactaatatatattatatattagtgtATACTTACCTATTAGTATatagtttttttaaaacttgtattTCACAGGAGAGAACCTGTGCTATAAGActgaagaaaactattcaaattccaattgaatttaagcatacattctttgtgtttattctgcatttacttcattatattgcataatgtcagttacaagcttaaatataaagttggaaaaaaagtaattgcAACCAGGCTATTGATCAAGTTATTGCCATTAATCGcgattaattacagaaaattgtgaGAATAATTAGctaatttttttaatctattgacagcactaatatatgtatatatatatatatatatatatatatatgtatatatatgtatatatttggtGTATCAAAGAGGCCTGAAATGGAGAAATTCATATCATTAATAGCTGGTGTATATTAATATAAAACATACATAAAAAGTCATAAAGACAAGTGAGACCATTatgtaaaaactaaaactacataggTGGTCTCTGAGACACATGCATTTAAAGCATTTTATTGgctatttaaaaatgttacagattacagttgttgttttaaCACTGTTTGAAACTGTAACAGGGCTTAATGGAATGCAAATAGATGTAAGTGTTGTGTGTTGCTCCTAAAAATGATGAGCTACATGATGTGATACAAGTATTACTTACAGAAGTGTGTTACTTTCAACTGATTGTCGACCTCAGGCTTAGAATTAAATACTAACTTTAAGTCAAAGATCATTAGGCATTACAATAatgattaaacattttattacCTGTTACAGTCCTTCATTAATTATTATAACAATTAATATGACTGAACATCAGTAATAGTTGCgtcttttaaacaaaaaaatgcattttgaaacATCAACCAGTCAAAcaacagtaacaaaaaaaaaacactttcgaGGAAGTGTATTACCACCATTTCAGCCAATCAGCATGATTCCTACTCGCAACACTTTGATGATCTTGTGACTAAACTTTCATTTAAGTAGGAAGGCATCTGTCATGCAAGACAAAGGTGTTTCACCACAATGATTGGAGTACAGACtgctttgattctttttactacAATAGGTAAGTAAAAGATGATCTAGTGTTGTTTACACAGATTTTAACAGATGTATAATGTGAAAACAATACTATTTAAAAAGGAGGCTTTTTAACCTTTACTGGTTTTGTCTCTTTTTGTCCTGTGTCTTCAGCTCTGATTCAAAGCGCAGAGGCTGCCTGCCAGATCCTTTTTAAAGAAGTTGAAGTTGGTGGAAATGTTACTTTGTATTGTTCGGTTACAGAGAAGGAGGGCAAATTTGTTCATTGGTTTAAGCAATCTCCTGGATATATCATCCAGACAGTTGCTACGGGATcttacacaaaacaaacactgagcGAAGAATTTAACAACGGTCGTTTCACAGTATCAGAGGGGCAGGCTCTGTATTTTCTTACAATAAGAAACGTCCATAAAGAAGATGAAGCAACATATTTCTGTCAGTATGGATCAGCTTATTCACAGACCTTTAATACAAGCGTCTACTTAGCTGTAAATGGTAAACTATGTTATATATTAATTTTTTCTACCTCACTTAGTAATCACCAATGTTTTCAGCAAATGTggtattatattttttttaaatattttaattccaTTATCACTGCTTTTTACTGAACAACCCAGGTCACAGTGAGCAGAAATCAGTCAATGTGAAACAAACTCCAGAGGCAGTGTCAGTCGACCCAGGCAGCTCCGTGACTGTCCAGTGTTCACTTTTCTCCAGTAACAAAGAGAATAGAGGCCGGTGCCCAGATGAACACAGAGTGTACTGGTTCAGAGCGGGATCAGGACAATCCGATGCTACCATTATTTACACTCACAGAAACTACAGTCAAAAACAAGAGGGAAGGCGTTGTGTCCACAGTCTGTCCAAAACTATTCAGAGCTCCTCTGATGCTGGGACCTACTACTGTGCAGTGGTCACATGTGGAGAGATCGTCTTTGGTGAAGGAACTCAAGTGGAGACAAGTATGTAGTCACCGATTTATCACTATAATTtattcataatttatttttaaaaacatttgtttaaacatgtaaggtaatttaacctcctaggacctggcgtccacaaaggtgaacatcacattttgggttgtctagatcaaaatactaaattttgctttACAAGGGCCTGATACTGCCAATGTCCTATTGACATTTAAAgcgaatgtcctcatatgtggatctcatttctttcagaaacaaaaatcaggtaaaaaaaaaaaaagcgtgcCATGAAAGAGcacgggtcttaggaggttaaggttgatttttttttttttacaactaaactagaaaaacaaaaaatctaatTTGATCTTTGCAGCAATAATTAcctgatgttgtttattattaacTATTCTTTAAAATTCACTCCGGTGAAATTACTTTTTCTTGGtaaatttacataaaatatGTTAAGTAAATAGTTTGCTTTCTAATTTTGCCTTGGcagaaatataatataatatcatatCTGTGCTTTTTGATTCCAGGACAAAAATGGGACCCTGTGATCATTGTGCTTGGGACGTTGTTGGCTCTCTGTGTAATTGTTATTGCAGTCCTTATTCTATCAAGAGATTGAAGGTTTATTTCCCTTTTCTCTTCAGTTAAGCACCCAGAATATCTTTATCTAGAATACAGAAATCATTGTATTGACCAAAGGTAGAATTTACTAATAGTACTGGCATAATAtgtattattacattttaatatctgcaaagaataaaaaacaaaaagagctaAATGCATGTATTTAAGCATCCTGAACAATTTCACAGCATGGGTTTTGTGTTCTTCTTCACAGGTCAGTTATTATGTATCACTTTCAGGTTCATACTGTGGAATAAcaattactttttaactgtGCATGGCTGTGCATATCTGAATCAATGACAGTTCCATAAGAGtagaaacatgtttaaaaaaaaatatatatatatatatatatatatatatatatgtatatatatatatatatatatatatatatatatatatatatatataaccgcAGCAAACTCTATTGCTTACCATTATTTTTATTAGATTACAATGTTCCAGTCAAGGCGACCTTCATGGCTAAGGTGAAATaatgtttacacagctacttaaTTAAATAACTCCCATTTACCAATGCAAATTTACAATCAACCAACTGGGAAATAGCAACTATTAGGCACATCACAGGTGTGTAGTATTGGTCAAATAATTTAACCCAATAACAACATTAGTTTTGTAATCGACCCTCcagaaacaaaggaaagaaaatgagaacACACCTATTTTTAACTTTCCATTTATCAGTAACATCCAGATCCAGAGAAGGACCAAAAATATCTATCACAAATTCTAAAAAACTTGATTAGTAAAAATTAGTTTGTATCAATGCTAAAAATTTTCTTTCATCTACTCAGTGAATTGTATTACTAAAAAGAATGCAGTTCTTTGGGTTACAACGTCTACAAAGTAAATAATGTTCAATAATAAATCATAGTCTCCTCTCCTAGATGGTGCTGGACTGTGTTCAATGCCACAAAATCGTAATATCGTGTTATATCATGTTTTATGCTATTAAAGTGGGCTGCTAATGGAAAATTTCAAGCCAGtaaagttcagtttttgtttcaATTTTTTGACAGTTTTACCTATATATTCTAGGCCACAAGGACAAATACGTTGTTTTGCTAGTGTTGTGATTCTGGGCCCAATTTCCACATCTGTAATTTCCATTACAAAGAGGACTTAGAGGGGTCTGACACAGGACTGTGTGGAGTTATCAGAGGGCTTCCATGTAGCCATGTCATGTTTTGTTATAGATAAAATCAGCATGGACCAAACGGTCTCTTAAATTTTGACGTGGGTCATCAAAAAATCTGAGACAATTCAGCATGTGATTTCAATATATAATTTCAATGTTTCATTTATGAGGTACATATTTATTGTTATAAACAAtagtaaaaaaagaataataataataatttgcaaACAGTCCAATCAAAGTGTCTCACGAAGTTATGGTGAAACTCACATACTCAAACATTACTTTTCAATCACACCAGTTAGaactttggagaaaaaaaatacatatatagttcaacttcctgttgttgcaGTTAGTGTGTGCATTTAAACTACATGACAGTTCATGCTGACAGACGATGTACATTCCAGTGTATGAAGTACTGTGAACAGTTGATCAGATCGATAAAGCTGGATTATCATGTTTTTGCTATTGCATGCATTTTTACGTGATTTCTGAAAACCCTTTAGTGGAAGGAAGCTCCTTCACTCTCTCATTTGGTGTAGTCAGTCTTGACCCATTACTTTGCACTGCTCTGGGTAGATCAGGTCAGTCATTAATAGAGTGGACTAGTTATTTAGAAAAGTAAATCTGGATCCAGGTTTAACATTCCAGGGGTCTGTTTTACAGACTTCACATCAGTCAGTGTGAGCTCAGTCCCCCAAGTTAAGCTCATAAATTTAAAACACAATAGTGCACGTCCATGCTTATAGACAGATCTAGTGCACTAATTTTTTCAGTCTTTGTAAACTGTGTTGTGGAACTGACACCAGGATCTTTCACTCTACTTCTGTAATGTAACATAATGTACTGATTTAGTCATATATCACCATTGGGCATGTTGCAGCTGATGATGCTGTTCTATGCAATATTGTGTATTGTATGAATACCTGCTTCGCTTTTAGTTTTGATTAAATTCTCACGAGTGCTAATGTTACTTTGAagtaataattattaaaatatcTATCCTTATAAAATAAGGCTATTTGTTTACAGCCCACAAACTTAATGTAATTGCTGTTCTTTTATTATTGTGCCTCTGCAGCAGTGTCCATCTTTACTGTTTCTATTATCAAAGATATTGCAAGAAAACAACCTCAGTAGGTCATTCTTGACCCACTAATGCATATAAGGGTGTTAAGACCCAGGTCATGATGCTGTGTGTTGTTGGTGCTCCTCACACCTGAAGGTGGCGTTGTTCGTTCTCTCTGTTGTTTGTGCTTATGTAAGTTCCAGGTGGAGGTGGACCATTGGCTGAGAATGGAATGAGGCTGGATATAAAGTGGGACCTGTCAAGACCAGCTGCCTACTTCCTACTTCCAAACAATCTGTGCATTTAGCCATTTGTCTTGTGTTTAGTGATGTGCTTTGCTCAGTGATGGGCAGTAACACGATACAAGTAACgcattactgtaatctgattacttttttcaagtaacaagtaaagggattaccattgcaaaaaaggtaattagattacacGTGTGACATTcgtggataatatatcgagataatataatatataatatatcgagtgcagGAGAGAGTATGACCgaccgtgcagcgtttaaagcatggaagtactgaccttactttgagtttgattccgtaaaaagtgacaaaaacattagtgtctgcTTGGGGAAGAAAAATTCGTTTTACAGCAACCGCCCCCCCCCCTCCTTAACTCCTGAGCAAGTACCTAGCACGCTGCCACggaaatgtgaaattcacagagaaacaacCAGATCCCGGA
This window encodes:
- the LOC116320091 gene encoding uncharacterized protein LOC116320091 isoform X1 — its product is MIGVQTALILFTTIALIQSAEAACQILFKEVEVGGNVTLYCSVTEKEGKFVHWFKQSPGYIIQTVATGSYTKQTLSEEFNNGRFTVSEGQALYFLTIRNVHKEDEATYFCQYGSAYSQTFNTSVYLAVNGHSEQKSVNVKQTPEAVSVDPGSSVTVQCSLFSSNKENRGRCPDEHRVYWFRAGSGQSDATIIYTHRNYSQKQEGRRCVHSLSKTIQSSSDAGTYYCAVVTCGEIVFGEGTQVETKAKLDPVLLALGVLLACSVTVNIIVIFCKSQRVFKNGKAGTKNPSHISENNLSTLDHLNDMDGDSDAVNYVALNFSSRNRVKKNKMKESPQECVYSAVRPYNHALSQTS